A DNA window from bacterium contains the following coding sequences:
- a CDS encoding phosphoribosylanthranilate isomerase produces the protein MNRVHVKICGLTTPDDVRLCHAAGARYLGVILAPSPRRVAPDDVKLLRDAAPEALLVGVFADAPLATIVLAADHAGFDLVQLHGGEDAATVLAVRERCGLPVIKAVRPGELADPAVAAAAAAADFVLFDLPKGGQDGQSGPPRRAGLWEEAAAAVRAGRRVLLGGGLSPADAAEAARVVGPHALDVASGVEAAPGRKDPAAVRSFIEEVARGCS, from the coding sequence GTGAACCGCGTCCACGTCAAGATCTGCGGCCTGACCACCCCGGACGACGTGCGGCTCTGCCACGCCGCGGGCGCCCGCTACCTCGGCGTCATCCTGGCGCCGAGCCCGCGCCGCGTCGCGCCCGACGACGTGAAGCTGCTGCGCGACGCCGCGCCCGAGGCGCTGCTGGTGGGCGTCTTCGCGGACGCGCCGCTGGCGACCATCGTGCTCGCCGCCGACCACGCCGGCTTCGACCTCGTGCAGCTGCACGGCGGCGAGGACGCCGCGACGGTGCTGGCGGTGCGCGAGCGCTGCGGCCTGCCGGTCATCAAGGCCGTGCGTCCCGGCGAACTGGCGGATCCCGCCGTCGCCGCCGCCGCCGCCGCCGCGGATTTCGTGTTGTTCGACCTGCCGAAAGGCGGCCAGGACGGCCAGAGCGGGCCGCCGCGCCGAGCCGGGTTGTGGGAGGAGGCCGCCGCCGCCGTGCGGGCGGGTCGGCGGGTCCTGCTGGGCGGCGGGCTGTCGCCGGCCGACGCCGCCGAGGCCGCGCGCGTCGTCGGCCCGCACGCGCTGGATGTGGCCTCGGGCGTCGAGGCCGCGCCGGGTCGCAAGGACCCGGCCGCCGTCCGGTCTTTCATCGAGGAGGTCGCCCGTGGCTGCTCCTGA
- a CDS encoding indole-3-glycerol phosphate synthase TrpC yields the protein MSGFLSRVVAERRAENDALRGTVDLGRLRAAAARAPARDFAGALRGGNAVIAEFKRRSPSVAAFRHGGDPAALARIYAGAGAAALSVVACPRHFGSDLADAAAARRAAGLPLLVKDFIVDPLQVLAARAAGADAVLLIARVLGGDELADLLGRVRELGAEALVECHDERDIAAARAAGAVLVGVNSRDLETLAVDADAPRRLLPEAAAFALAVAESGIRARADVLDLAACGASAFLVGGALLQSHDPSATLRSLRGEAP from the coding sequence GTGAGCGGTTTCCTGAGCCGGGTCGTCGCCGAGCGGCGCGCCGAGAACGACGCGTTGCGGGGCACGGTGGACCTGGGCCGGCTGCGGGCGGCGGCGGCGCGCGCGCCGGCCCGCGACTTCGCCGGCGCCCTGCGCGGCGGCAACGCCGTGATCGCCGAGTTCAAGCGGCGCTCCCCCAGCGTGGCTGCCTTCCGGCACGGCGGCGATCCTGCAGCGCTGGCCCGCATCTACGCCGGCGCCGGCGCGGCCGCGCTGTCGGTGGTCGCCTGCCCGCGGCACTTCGGTTCGGACCTGGCGGACGCCGCCGCCGCGCGTCGCGCCGCCGGCCTGCCGCTGCTGGTCAAGGATTTCATCGTCGATCCGCTGCAGGTGCTGGCGGCGCGCGCCGCCGGCGCCGACGCCGTGCTGCTGATCGCGCGCGTCCTGGGCGGCGATGAATTGGCCGACCTGCTGGGGCGCGTGCGCGAGCTGGGCGCCGAAGCCCTGGTCGAGTGCCACGACGAACGGGACATCGCAGCGGCGCGCGCGGCCGGCGCCGTCCTGGTGGGCGTCAACAGCCGCGATCTCGAAACCCTGGCCGTGGATGCCGACGCGCCGCGGCGGCTGCTGCCGGAGGCGGCGGCGTTCGCGCTGGCGGTGGCCGAGAGCGGGATCCGCGCGCGCGCCGACGTCCTGGACCTGGCCGCCTGCGGCGCGAGCGCCTTCCTGGTGGGCGGCGCCCTGCTGCAGTCGCACGACCCGTCGGCGACGCTGCGCAGCCTCAGGGGGGAGGCGCCGTGA